A region of Catenibacterium mitsuokai DNA encodes the following proteins:
- the pyrE gene encoding orotate phosphoribosyltransferase: MNREELIAKDLLSIKAVFLSPDEPFTWASGIKSPIYCDNRLTLSYPEVRNDIEKGLAELVQENYPDCEVLMGTSTAGIAHAALVADILNKPMGYVRGSNKSHGRQNRIEGVVRKGMKVVVVEDLISTGGSSLEVVDALREAGCEVLGLVAIFTYGLKDSIKNFADKDCHFVTLSNYDALLPVAVEHNYIKEEALEKLKAWKVDPHDESWMIK, translated from the coding sequence ATGAATAGAGAAGAATTAATTGCGAAAGATTTATTAAGTATCAAGGCTGTATTCTTAAGCCCTGATGAACCTTTTACTTGGGCTTCAGGTATTAAATCACCAATCTATTGCGATAATAGATTAACTTTATCTTATCCAGAAGTAAGAAATGATATCGAAAAAGGTTTAGCTGAACTTGTACAGGAAAACTATCCTGATTGTGAAGTATTAATGGGTACTTCAACTGCAGGTATCGCTCATGCTGCATTAGTTGCTGACATCTTAAATAAACCAATGGGATATGTACGTGGGTCAAACAAGTCTCATGGACGTCAGAACCGTATTGAAGGTGTTGTAAGAAAAGGTATGAAGGTTGTAGTAGTAGAAGATTTAATTTCTACTGGTGGATCTTCATTAGAAGTAGTAGATGCATTAAGAGAAGCTGGATGTGAAGTACTAGGATTAGTAGCTATCTTCACTTATGGCTTAAAGGATTCTATTAAGAACTTTGCTGATAAGGATTGTCATTTCGTGACTTTATCTAACTACGATGCACTTCTTCCTGTTGCTGTTGAACACAACTATATTAAAGAAGAAGCATTAGAAAAGTTAAAAGCATGGAAAGTTGATCCACATGATGAAAGCTGGATGATTAAATAA
- the pyrF gene encoding orotidine-5'-phosphate decarboxylase has translation MTKSRVIIALDFKNKADVLEFLDKFDEPLFVKVGMELFYGEGPAIIQAIKERGHSIFLDLKLHDIPHTVKMAMKNLARLDVDIVNVHASGSKAMMQAAIEGLEEEKGKNRPLCIAVTCLTSLSQEVLDDELGIHEPIQDVAIRWAKNAKEAGLDGVVCSPLESKGIHDAVGEDFLTVTPGIRLASDAKDDQKRVTTPAMAKDMTSSYIVVGRTITKAADPVAAYKEVFNQFQGE, from the coding sequence ATGACTAAAAGCAGAGTAATTATTGCACTCGATTTCAAAAACAAAGCAGATGTTCTTGAATTCCTCGATAAATTTGATGAACCGCTCTTTGTGAAAGTAGGTATGGAACTCTTCTATGGAGAAGGACCTGCAATCATTCAGGCTATCAAAGAAAGAGGACATTCAATCTTCTTAGACTTGAAATTGCATGATATTCCTCATACAGTAAAGATGGCTATGAAGAATTTAGCACGTCTTGATGTTGATATCGTTAATGTTCATGCTTCAGGTTCTAAGGCTATGATGCAGGCAGCGATTGAAGGTTTAGAAGAAGAAAAGGGCAAGAATCGTCCTTTATGTATCGCAGTAACATGTCTTACTTCTTTAAGTCAGGAAGTATTAGATGATGAATTAGGTATTCATGAACCAATTCAGGATGTCGCAATCAGATGGGCTAAGAATGCAAAAGAAGCAGGATTAGATGGTGTTGTATGTTCACCATTAGAATCTAAAGGTATTCATGATGCAGTAGGAGAAGATTTCTTAACAGTTACTCCAGGTATCAGACTTGCCAGTGATGCCAAAGATGACCAGAAGCGTGTAACTACACCAGCTATGGCTAAGGATATGACTTCTAGCTATATCGTAGTAGGTCGTACAATTACTAAAGCAGCTGATCCAGTTGCAGCTTATAAAGAAGTATTTAATCAATTTCAAGGAGAATAA
- a CDS encoding putative polysaccharide biosynthesis protein, translated as MNILNKSKSIVKQASILALAGILVRIIGVLYRSPLTALIGDEGNGYYSTAYNIYAMVLLISSYSIPTAISKLISEKLALHQYNNARKIFKCALIYITVVGGSAAILTFILAPWIVTENAVFALRILCPTIFLSGLVGVLRGYFQAYSTTVYTSVSQIIEQLLNAFVSVGAAYLFIQPYANNHTLLASRGAGGSALGTGFGVLVALIYMVCVYLRKGRHMIDETDADPRVQSGQAIFRSILNIVTPIIISTCIYNLVSTIDMFIFYGIMQARGVELIEVVKLYGVYAGKFVVLMNVPVALASAMSTATIPAISSSYALKDFKEVRANIKNSTFITMLILIPAAVGMGVLAYPVMGLIFPQPKTLKIASTALTLGAPAIVLYGLSTLSNGILQAIGAVKVPLRNAAKALVVHVIILVLMLVLVPSQFLDVGIYLLVIGTSLYALQMCVTNQFALNRLVGYHINFKTAVLLPLVASLFMGACAYGSYCLLFKVFHRVFIPLILAIIVGVVVYFFSILFIFKDHLEMLNGIPYVDKIIRKLFKNKA; from the coding sequence GTGAATATTTTGAACAAATCTAAATCAATTGTCAAGCAGGCTTCTATTCTAGCGCTCGCTGGTATACTTGTACGTATTATTGGTGTTCTTTATAGAAGTCCATTAACCGCTTTAATTGGTGATGAAGGGAATGGTTATTACTCTACTGCATATAATATTTATGCAATGGTACTGCTTATTTCTTCTTACAGTATTCCAACCGCAATCTCTAAATTAATTAGTGAGAAGCTCGCTCTTCATCAATATAATAATGCACGTAAAATTTTTAAATGTGCACTAATCTATATTACTGTCGTTGGTGGTTCTGCTGCAATACTTACATTTATCTTAGCCCCATGGATAGTAACAGAAAATGCGGTATTCGCATTAAGAATTCTTTGCCCTACCATTTTCCTATCCGGTTTAGTTGGGGTCTTAAGAGGTTATTTCCAGGCATATTCAACAACTGTTTATACATCTGTTTCTCAGATTATTGAACAGTTATTAAATGCCTTTGTGTCTGTAGGTGCTGCTTATTTATTTATTCAGCCATATGCAAATAATCATACATTACTTGCTAGTCGTGGTGCTGGAGGAAGTGCCTTAGGTACAGGCTTTGGTGTTCTTGTTGCCCTTATTTATATGGTATGTGTTTATTTAAGAAAAGGCAGACACATGATTGATGAGACCGACGCGGATCCTCGTGTACAGTCAGGACAGGCCATATTCCGTTCTATCCTTAATATTGTCACACCAATCATTATTTCTACATGTATTTATAACCTTGTTTCTACAATCGATATGTTTATCTTCTATGGTATTATGCAGGCACGTGGTGTAGAACTGATTGAGGTTGTTAAACTCTATGGTGTTTATGCAGGTAAATTTGTTGTGTTGATGAATGTTCCTGTTGCTCTTGCAAGTGCTATGAGTACAGCTACTATTCCTGCGATTTCTAGTTCATATGCATTAAAAGATTTCAAGGAAGTGCGTGCCAACATCAAGAATAGTACTTTTATTACTATGCTTATTCTAATACCTGCAGCTGTAGGTATGGGTGTACTCGCTTATCCTGTTATGGGTCTGATTTTCCCACAGCCTAAGACATTGAAGATTGCCTCTACTGCACTTACTCTTGGTGCACCTGCGATTGTACTTTATGGTTTATCTACTTTATCTAACGGTATCTTGCAGGCGATTGGCGCAGTAAAAGTACCTTTAAGAAATGCTGCCAAAGCATTGGTTGTCCATGTAATCATCCTTGTACTGATGCTTGTATTAGTGCCATCACAGTTCCTTGATGTTGGTATTTATCTACTTGTTATTGGAACTTCGCTTTATGCCTTACAAATGTGTGTCACTAACCAGTTCGCATTAAATAGACTTGTGGGCTATCATATCAATTTTAAGACTGCTGTTTTATTACCATTAGTTGCTTCACTATTTATGGGTGCATGTGCCTATGGTTCTTATTGTCTACTTTTCAAGGTATTCCATCGTGTCTTTATTCCACTTATCCTTGCAATTATAGTTGGTGTGGTTGTTTATTTCTTCAGTATTCTATTTATCTTCAAAGATCATTTAGAAATGTTGAATGGAATCCCTTATGTAGATAAGATTATTCGTAAACTATTCAAAAACAAAGCATAA
- a CDS encoding acyl carrier protein, with translation MNYFDKIKEALSSKLKGKELTLDFNLRDLGIDSLDVVDLIMDLEEELGIEFSDEELMSIHTMKDVCDLIDKKKA, from the coding sequence ATGAATTATTTTGATAAAATCAAAGAAGCTTTAAGCAGTAAATTAAAAGGCAAGGAACTAACATTAGATTTTAACTTGAGAGACCTTGGTATTGATTCTCTTGATGTTGTAGACTTAATTATGGATTTAGAAGAAGAATTAGGAATTGAATTCTCTGATGAAGAATTAATGTCTATTCATACTATGAAGGATGTATGTGATTTAATCGATAAAAAGAAGGCATAA
- a CDS encoding MG284/MPN403 family protein produces the protein MTKKEKIRIIRLLLKQYEKDKNILNSLNQANYYPSINYEDYYQTSSSSKEDYLLNRIHLKQELTKRVIFIEKSQSIIGDEYYHIILEDYFYEHKHWWKTRYSRATYYRRQEAAIDAFFDYVTSIL, from the coding sequence ATGACAAAGAAAGAAAAAATAAGAATTATTAGATTATTACTTAAACAATATGAGAAGGACAAGAATATACTCAACTCATTAAACCAGGCAAACTATTATCCTTCCATCAACTATGAGGACTATTATCAAACATCTTCTTCCTCTAAAGAAGATTATTTACTCAATAGAATACACTTAAAACAGGAACTCACCAAACGTGTTATCTTTATAGAAAAGTCACAATCCATTATCGGTGATGAGTATTATCATATCATTCTAGAAGATTATTTCTATGAACATAAGCATTGGTGGAAGACACGTTATTCTCGTGCTACTTACTACCGACGTCAGGAAGCAGCTATTGATGCATTTTTTGATTATGTGACAAGTATATTGTAA
- a CDS encoding tyrosine-protein phosphatase, translating into MQYMTSEERLIALDKMTNTRDLGGYETQEGYYTKSHHYIRASSPANATDEDLEKLYDYGVRVTIDLRSDFEKQAQPSPFKDYRDVENIEINLMDDAVVKVVPSEVKEYKDLGGVYIYMLEAHQKQIKAVFDVFKDHLYEGVLFHCSAGKDRTGIIAALLLELAGCHDHDIIKDYSESYANNQEIIEALKEMMDEETESFLTSSPRYMMIFLDYLREHYGSAKAYLYHIGMSEEDIEDIKQSFII; encoded by the coding sequence ATGCAATATATGACAAGTGAAGAGCGTTTAATCGCTTTAGATAAGATGACAAATACAAGAGATCTAGGTGGATATGAAACACAGGAAGGCTACTATACAAAAAGCCATCATTATATTCGTGCTTCATCACCAGCGAATGCAACGGATGAAGATCTAGAAAAACTTTATGATTATGGTGTACGTGTCACTATTGATTTACGTTCTGATTTTGAAAAACAGGCCCAGCCATCACCATTTAAAGATTATCGCGATGTAGAAAACATTGAAATTAATTTGATGGATGATGCAGTCGTAAAGGTAGTGCCTAGTGAAGTCAAGGAATATAAAGACCTTGGTGGTGTTTATATTTATATGTTAGAAGCACATCAGAAACAGATCAAAGCTGTCTTTGATGTATTTAAGGATCATCTCTATGAAGGTGTTTTATTCCATTGTAGTGCAGGTAAAGACCGTACAGGTATTATTGCGGCATTACTATTAGAACTTGCAGGATGTCATGATCATGATATCATTAAGGACTACAGTGAATCTTACGCCAACAATCAGGAAATTATTGAAGCACTTAAAGAGATGATGGATGAAGAAACAGAAAGTTTTCTTACATCTTCACCACGTTATATGATGATTTTCCTAGATTATCTAAGAGAACACTATGGCAGTGCGAAAGCTTATTTATATCATATCGGTATGTCTGAAGAAGATATTGAAGATATTAAACAATCTTTTATTATTTAA
- a CDS encoding TatD family nuclease-associated radical SAM protein, translating to MTILYTLYKNTYIDLSHLDSTKGVTCYVNTTNRCPCACTFCLRQTKEMMENNSLWLKEEPSKEMIIEEFKKYDLNDFKEIVFCGFGEPMERWDDIKEVIDYIRDTKKDMKIRINTNGLANDIYGRDVTPEYKGRFDTVSISLNAPTKEEFLELTRSKFGISSFDDMLDFAKKCKAYVPNVVLTVVDIIGEEKIEACQKITDEIGVTLRVRPFEE from the coding sequence ATGACTATTTTATATACACTTTATAAAAATACTTATATTGATCTTTCACATTTAGACTCTACCAAAGGAGTGACATGCTATGTTAATACAACTAACCGTTGTCCATGTGCCTGCACATTTTGTTTAAGACAGACAAAAGAGATGATGGAAAACAATTCTTTATGGTTGAAGGAAGAACCTTCTAAAGAAATGATTATTGAAGAATTCAAGAAGTATGATCTCAATGATTTTAAAGAAATTGTTTTCTGTGGATTTGGTGAACCAATGGAAAGATGGGATGATATCAAAGAAGTCATTGATTATATCCGTGATACTAAGAAAGATATGAAAATTCGTATTAATACCAATGGTTTAGCCAATGATATTTATGGTAGAGATGTCACTCCAGAATACAAAGGACGTTTTGATACAGTGTCTATCTCGTTAAATGCCCCTACAAAAGAAGAATTTTTAGAACTTACACGTTCTAAGTTTGGTATCTCTTCTTTTGACGATATGCTTGATTTTGCAAAAAAGTGTAAGGCTTATGTTCCAAATGTAGTATTAACTGTTGTTGATATTATTGGAGAAGAAAAGATTGAGGCATGTCAGAAAATTACAGATGAAATAGGTGTTACATTAAGAGTAAGACCTTTTGAGGAGTAA
- a CDS encoding pyridoxamine kinase — protein sequence MRQKRMALINDITGFGRCSIAVMAPIISTMRIQTVPVPTAILSTHTQFPVYHFDDYTKHMPDYIQTYKDLKLEFDGIATGFLGSKEQVEIVIDFIKSFKRKETFVLVDPVMGDHGHLYATYSKEMAESMKNFVHYADILTPNLTELVTLLDRDYPEVIPTEEELGQMCHELSLKGPQMIVVTGIPVDDAHIMNFIYDHGKSSSILVDRIGPDRSGTGDVVSSVIAGGYLNNHSFYDCVKKATEFSSQCIAYSEEIGTPTYYGLCFEQYLSELGDF from the coding sequence ATGAGACAAAAAAGAATGGCTTTAATTAATGACATAACTGGTTTTGGAAGATGTTCTATTGCGGTTATGGCACCAATTATATCTACTATGCGTATACAGACTGTACCGGTACCTACCGCTATATTATCTACCCATACGCAATTTCCTGTTTATCATTTTGATGACTATACAAAACATATGCCTGACTATATTCAGACATATAAGGATTTGAAACTAGAATTTGATGGTATTGCGACTGGTTTTCTAGGTTCAAAGGAACAGGTAGAAATCGTTATTGATTTCATTAAATCTTTTAAGCGCAAAGAAACATTTGTATTAGTAGATCCAGTTATGGGGGATCACGGACATCTTTATGCTACTTACAGCAAGGAAATGGCTGAAAGCATGAAGAATTTTGTTCACTATGCAGATATATTGACACCAAACTTAACAGAACTTGTCACACTATTGGATCGTGATTATCCAGAAGTAATTCCGACAGAAGAGGAATTAGGACAGATGTGCCATGAACTTTCTTTAAAAGGTCCACAGATGATTGTTGTGACAGGAATACCAGTAGATGATGCACATATCATGAATTTCATTTATGATCACGGAAAATCATCAAGCATTCTAGTAGATCGCATCGGACCAGACCGCAGCGGAACTGGAGATGTGGTATCAAGCGTTATTGCGGGAGGCTATTTGAATAATCATTCTTTCTATGATTGTGTAAAAAAGGCGACTGAATTCTCTTCTCAATGTATCGCTTATAGTGAAGAAATAGGGACACCTACTTATTATGGCTTATGTTTTGAACAATATTTAAGTGAATTAGGAGACTTTTAA
- a CDS encoding pentapeptide repeat-containing protein codes for MDFNEKKLINQTYENNWLIEETYQQSDFHQCHFNNITTQDIVFENCYFYQTMFNQCDLSNIKFDNCMFRQVQFNNCKLLGSDFSESSFDQVIFNDCLCHFANFSFMRNKETLFNRCDLSQAIFQDTTMNKTKYKECRMIQTSFLHAPLKNIDLSTCLIEAIEAAPQDVSGVIIDEMQSSAFIHLLNIKIKEA; via the coding sequence ATGGATTTTAATGAAAAGAAGTTAATAAATCAAACATACGAGAATAATTGGCTGATAGAAGAGACATATCAACAGAGTGATTTCCATCAATGTCATTTCAACAATATTACAACACAGGATATCGTGTTTGAGAATTGTTACTTCTATCAGACAATGTTTAATCAATGTGATTTATCTAATATCAAATTTGATAATTGTATGTTTAGACAGGTGCAGTTCAATAATTGCAAGTTATTAGGAAGTGATTTTTCTGAATCAAGCTTTGACCAGGTTATTTTTAATGATTGTTTATGTCATTTCGCCAATTTCTCTTTCATGAGAAATAAGGAGACACTATTTAATCGATGTGATTTGAGTCAGGCTATATTTCAAGATACTACGATGAATAAGACAAAATATAAGGAATGCAGAATGATTCAAACATCGTTTCTTCATGCACCACTTAAAAACATTGATTTATCTACATGTCTTATTGAAGCAATTGAAGCAGCTCCACAGGATGTAAGTGGCGTAATCATTGATGAAATGCAATCATCAGCTTTTATACACTTATTAAATATCAAAATAAAAGAGGCGTAA
- a CDS encoding LTA synthase family protein, with translation MKKTHTAHLSLIVGTLLMLLDQFFWTSHANVLNTNNVGLLMSALQICHIATLMGLDLVILSLGYIYSNKENSLSEALKLWIYTVVAGIFSAIICFLLTKGIDTNTFYSIFFPVIRNVSPVITGVILSLICYPFMKKVNHKYLKYLLLGLLALPTLSGIDLLSFGDGYSVPFTFILFYLGVIEAHEDNHFSFIPFIIVGLMDVLCVSIMPLCSDIVHGDMSTALRFTTSTSFFEVIIACLLIRLLKNIPFLNRWSSICYIPIASLVFIGAGRLENIVSWNETLVGISSKKLFLLGGFEAFLIVLIILLLTACLMRLPCIKTLNHAINKHFENFEMSEEWIEKEIQYIEQFLSNHKINIVMLIFAYILSYASFISMNTTYTIEPSSSQSYNIFFYIFFRRQFFVLLNTFVLFLVARFLLAVTRHYWFSVLITGFAQIVITVANHLKIVFRDEPIIPGDLAMIKAWKSLLGMMGTTVIIATIVLVVLVIFLIVYLEKKHPYAFHMSLKKSVIWVLVTVIFFGGTVVMNHDGSYVNALMRNLGDEPYFFNQLYGAKVNGPILQFLNNIDISIMDEPENYSKETMEEIYKKYAKESKKINAKRDNDWNDQIVIMALAESFADPYRIPELTLSQDPIPYIRNLMKSTTSGLMYSTGYGGGTANMEYMALTGLNQGFFSAALTPYTQLVTGQNNAYAFSRLFNQAVAIHPYIGVYYSRQTVYENFGFDKFMYLGSEYPIKHQYSIDRSPYLSDETAFANTIDEIIDAKGSKLINLVTMQNHLPYDNNYYNGKEKYATSGNAVNDSKVKAMVEEYVMGLHHTDVAVKNFIEKLDSINKPVTFVFYGDHLPGIYWNTKNNTVLHQTDYFIYSNKYAREHLGMTDYDQYKLVSPTDFMALVQKQTSTKTTPYTALLEKVLDELPVITTKAAAGSEEDTDAAMMNDEGELVKYKDLTSSQKKLYKEYKLVQYDMTAGKNYLENMHFTEGGV, from the coding sequence TTGAAAAAGACACATACAGCACACTTATCTTTAATAGTAGGGACACTACTGATGCTTCTTGATCAGTTTTTTTGGACATCCCATGCCAATGTATTAAATACAAATAATGTCGGTCTTTTAATGAGTGCTTTACAGATCTGTCACATAGCTACATTGATGGGACTTGATCTTGTTATCCTATCTTTAGGATATATTTATTCTAATAAGGAAAACAGTCTTTCAGAAGCACTGAAATTATGGATTTATACTGTTGTGGCTGGTATATTTTCTGCTATTATCTGTTTCTTGCTTACAAAAGGAATAGATACAAATACCTTTTATTCTATCTTCTTTCCAGTTATAAGAAACGTATCTCCTGTGATCACAGGTGTGATTCTTTCTTTAATCTGCTATCCATTTATGAAGAAGGTTAACCATAAATATTTAAAGTATTTACTCTTAGGACTTCTGGCATTACCTACACTCAGTGGTATCGATCTATTGAGTTTTGGAGATGGATACAGTGTTCCATTCACATTTATATTATTTTATCTAGGCGTTATTGAAGCGCACGAAGACAATCATTTTTCGTTTATCCCATTTATTATAGTTGGATTAATGGATGTGCTATGTGTAAGTATCATGCCATTATGTTCTGATATTGTACATGGCGATATGTCTACCGCCTTACGCTTTACGACATCAACATCTTTCTTTGAAGTGATTATTGCCTGCCTTCTTATCCGATTATTAAAAAATATACCATTCTTAAATAGATGGTCTTCAATTTGTTATATTCCAATTGCATCTCTTGTCTTTATTGGGGCAGGGCGATTAGAAAATATTGTGTCATGGAATGAAACGCTTGTAGGTATTTCTTCAAAGAAGCTTTTTCTATTAGGTGGCTTTGAAGCATTCCTTATTGTTTTAATTATACTACTACTTACAGCATGTTTAATGCGTCTTCCATGTATCAAAACATTAAATCATGCTATCAATAAACACTTCGAAAACTTTGAGATGAGTGAAGAGTGGATCGAGAAAGAAATTCAGTATATTGAACAATTTTTATCGAATCATAAAATAAATATTGTTATGCTTATTTTTGCCTATATTCTCTCTTATGCTTCATTCATCAGCATGAACACAACCTATACGATTGAACCAAGCTCATCACAATCCTATAATATCTTTTTCTATATTTTCTTTAGAAGACAATTCTTTGTCTTATTGAATACATTTGTGCTTTTCCTAGTCGCACGCTTCCTTTTAGCTGTTACAAGACATTATTGGTTTTCTGTACTTATTACTGGCTTTGCCCAGATTGTTATTACAGTTGCGAATCATTTAAAGATTGTTTTCCGTGATGAACCAATTATTCCAGGTGATCTCGCTATGATCAAGGCTTGGAAGAGTTTACTAGGAATGATGGGAACAACAGTCATTATTGCAACAATTGTCCTTGTTGTCCTCGTTATTTTTCTTATTGTCTATTTAGAAAAGAAGCATCCATATGCATTCCATATGTCTCTAAAAAAGAGTGTGATCTGGGTACTTGTGACTGTCATCTTCTTTGGTGGAACAGTCGTTATGAATCATGATGGCTCTTATGTCAACGCATTAATGCGTAATTTGGGAGATGAGCCTTACTTCTTTAATCAGCTTTATGGTGCTAAAGTGAATGGCCCTATTCTCCAATTCCTTAATAATATTGATATTTCTATTATGGACGAACCAGAAAACTATAGTAAAGAAACGATGGAAGAGATTTATAAGAAATATGCGAAGGAATCAAAGAAAATTAATGCTAAAAGAGACAATGACTGGAATGATCAGATCGTTATAATGGCACTTGCTGAAAGCTTTGCAGATCCATATCGCATTCCTGAATTAACACTTTCTCAAGATCCTATTCCTTATATTAGAAATCTGATGAAATCCACAACATCAGGACTCATGTATAGCACAGGTTATGGGGGTGGGACAGCCAATATGGAATATATGGCTTTAACTGGTCTTAACCAAGGGTTCTTCTCTGCTGCTTTAACACCTTATACACAGTTAGTCACTGGACAAAATAATGCGTATGCTTTTTCTCGTTTATTTAATCAAGCTGTGGCTATTCATCCTTATATTGGTGTTTATTATAGTCGTCAGACAGTTTATGAAAATTTCGGCTTTGATAAATTCATGTATCTTGGTTCAGAGTATCCAATCAAGCATCAATATAGTATTGACCGCAGTCCTTATCTTTCAGATGAAACAGCTTTTGCAAATACGATTGATGAAATCATTGATGCAAAGGGCAGTAAACTGATCAACCTTGTTACTATGCAGAATCATCTGCCATATGACAACAATTACTACAATGGTAAAGAAAAATATGCCACAAGCGGTAATGCGGTGAATGATAGTAAGGTAAAAGCCATGGTAGAAGAATATGTTATGGGACTTCATCATACAGATGTTGCAGTCAAGAATTTTATTGAGAAACTCGATAGTATTAATAAGCCTGTGACATTTGTCTTCTATGGTGACCATCTACCTGGTATTTACTGGAATACAAAAAATAATACTGTTCTTCACCAGACAGATTATTTCATCTATTCTAATAAATATGCCAGAGAACATCTAGGTATGACAGATTATGATCAATATAAGCTTGTTTCACCAACAGATTTCATGGCACTTGTACAAAAACAGACATCTACTAAAACAACTCCTTATACTGCGTTGTTAGAAAAGGTGCTTGATGAATTGCCTGTTATAACAACAAAAGCTGCAGCAGGCTCTGAAGAAGACACTGATGCAGCAATGATGAATGATGAAGGAGAACTTGTGAAATATAAAGATCTTACATCATCACAGAAGAAATTATATAAAGAATATAAGCTTGTCCAATATGATATGACGGCAGGAAAAAATTATCTTGAGAATATGCATTTTACTGAAGGAGGCGTGTAA